From a region of the Sesamum indicum cultivar Zhongzhi No. 13 linkage group LG3, S_indicum_v1.0, whole genome shotgun sequence genome:
- the LOC105156968 gene encoding stem-specific protein TSJT1-like, with protein MLGVFSSSIVSPPDELVAAGSRKPSPKVTAENLVARFVEANSSAVSVKIGEDVQLAYTHYNQSALRPRSFAVKDGIFCLFEGALDNLGSMKQQYGLAKSANEVLLVIEAYKALRDRAPYPPDHVVGHLRGNFAFIVFDRSTSTIFVATDQYAKVPLYWGITADGYVAFADDAELLKGACGKSLASFPQGCFFSTAFGELRSYENPKNKITAVPAKEEEIWGAKFMVEGPSVLAATK; from the exons atgttGGGAGTGTTTAGCAGTTCGATAGTGTCGCCGCCGGATGAGCTGGTGGCGGCGGGGAGCAGGAAGCCGTCGCCAAAGGTGACGGCGGAGAATTTGGTGGCGCGTTTCGTGGAAGCGAATTCTTCGGCGGTTTCCGTGAAAATAGGCGAGGATGTCCAGCTAGCCTACACTCATTACAATCAGTCCGCTTTACGGCCAAG ATCGTTTGCGGTTAAGGATGGGATATTCTGCTTGTTTGAAGGGGCCCTTGACAACTTAGGCAGTATGAAGCAACAGTATGGTCTTGCAAAGTCTGCAAATGAGGTGCTTTTGGTGATTGAAGCATACAAGGCACTTCGTGACCGAGCCCCTTATCCTCCGGACCATGTCGTTGGCCACCTCCGAGGGAATTTCGCATTCATAGTTTTCGACAGATCCACTTCTACCATATTTGTAGCCACT GACCAATATGCTAAGGTTCCTCTCTATTGGGGAATCACTGCTGACGGATACGTGGCGTTTGCCGATGATGCTGAGTTGCTCAAGGGTGCCTGTGGAAAGTCCCTTGCTTCTTTCCCACAAG GATGCTTCTTTTCCACAGCATTTGGTGAACTTAGAAGCTACGAGAACCCCAAGAATAAAATCACTGCTGTTCCTGCtaaagaggaagaaatatGGGGAGCTAAATTCATG GTGGAAGGGCCAAGCGTTCTTGCAGCCACAAAATAG
- the LOC105157069 gene encoding protein trichome birefringence-like 10, translating to MCSIPFVGNPEAKFLADFCNKGTRFRLFKPSLGIFGLMVCVIFGSLLCSQHERFPGMKTDDGGGGFDSRKKIDFWSGGCDVFDGDWVWDDTYPLYQSRDCRFLDDGFRCSENGRPDIHYTKWRWQPRDCNLPRFDAKFMLDKLRNRRVVFVGDSIGRNQWESLLCMLSSAIADKDSIYEVNGNPITKHKGFLVFKFIDYNCTVEYYRVPFLVVQGRPPAGVPLKVQTTLKLDRIDWSSSQWRDADVLIFNTGHWWNYEKTIRGGCYFQEGSEVKMDMRVDTAYRKSLETVISWVHREVNTTKTQVFFRTFAPVHFSGGDWRSGGTCHSETYPEPNSSSEPSHTLTKYTIFAQVVSAHTNTSNFSALHVLNITHMSSRRKDGHSSLYYLGPKTGPAPIHRQDCSHWCLPGVPDTWNELLYALFLKNEATRTSNSSVFHEKV from the exons ATGTGCAGTATCCCGTTTGTGGGGAACCCCGAGGCTAAGTTCTTGGCAGATTTTTGCAATAAAGGGACGCGTTTCAGGCTGTTTAAGCCCTCGCTGGGGATTTTTGGATTGATGGTTTGTGTGATTTTTGGCTCCCTTTTGTGTTCACAGCATGAGAGGTTTCCGGGGATGAAAACTGATGATGGCGGGGGCGGGTTTGATAGCAGGAAAAAGATTGATTTTTGGAGTGGTGGGTGTGACGTGTTTGATGGTGATTGGGTGTGGGATGATACATATCCTCTGTACCAATCGAGGGATTGCAGGTTCTTGGATGATGGGTTCAGGTGTTCTGAGAATGGGAGACCAGATATTCACTACACTAAGTGGAGGTGGCAACCCAGAGATTGCAACTTGCCCAG ATTCGATGCCAAGTTTATGTTAGATAAACTGCGTAACAGACGTGTAGTGTTTGTGGGAGACTCAATTGGAAGAAACCAGTGGGAATCGCTTCTCTGCATGCTGTCTTCTGCAATTGCCGACAAGGACTCAATATATGAGGTGAATGGCAACCCCATCACCAAGCACAAAGGTTTCTTGGTCTTTAAGTTTATAGATTATAATTGCACCGTGGAGTACTACCGTGTTCCGTTTCTCGTGGTGCAAGGCCGGCCTCCTGCTGGAGTTCCATTAAAGGTTCAAACTACGTTAAAACTAGATAGAATAGATTGGAGTTCATCACAATGGAGAGATGCTGATGTGCTTATATTCAATACCGGACATtggtggaattatgagaagaCAATAAGGGG AGGCTGTTACTTCCAAGAAGGTTCAGAGGTGAAGATGGACATGAGAGTTGACACTGCATACCGGAAGTCCCTTGAAACGGTTATAAGTTGGGTACATCGCGAAGTGAATACTACCAAGACACAGGTCTTCTTTCGGACATTTGCTCCTGTGCACTTCAG CGGTGGAGATTGGAGATCAGGGGGAACATGTCACTCGGAGACCTATCCTGAGCCAAATTCGTCTTCGGAACCATCCCACACATTGACAAAGTACACCATATTTGCCCAAGTAGTTTCAGCTCACACCAACACATCCAATTTCAGTGCTCTACATGTACTAAATATAACTCACATGTCATCAAGAAGAAAAGACGGGCACTCTTCTTTGTACTACTTGGGCCCAAAGACAGGCCCTGCACCTATCCACAGGCAGGACTGCAGCCACTGGTGTTTGCCTGGAGTGCCCGATACGTGGAATGAGTTGCTCTACGCCCTCTTTCTCAAGAATGAAGCAACTAGAACCTCAAATTCATCGGTCTTTCATGAAAAGGTATGA